One Candidatus Omnitrophota bacterium genomic window, CTGCTGTAAGCGATTCCGACCTCAATGGTTATAAAATTTTTTACACAACAGATGAGCCGTCAGGAACAATAGATGTCTATACTCTCGACTTTTTTGCTACGGTTTCGCCTTCTTTGACTCAAAAGATGGTAACAGGCCTTATGGGAGGGGTTACTTATTGGTTTGTTTTAACTTCATTTGATGAGGTTCCGAATGAAACAAGTCAGATTGAGGCGGCTTATTTCAAGGATAAATTCCCTGTAAATACTCCGCCACAGCCGTTAACCACTCTCACCGCTTTAAACGAAGGGACAGGGGGGAAAATAAATCTTTCGTGGACGGCGTCAAGCGAATCGGATGTGAATGTTTATAAAATTTATAAAGCAACCTATCCGGTTCTGACGGGGGCGGATTATGACTGCTCTGTTTCAACGTCGCTACCGACAACAAAAACAATTACAGGTCTGACGAATTATGTAACTTATTATTTTGCAATAACAGCAGAAGATGTGGAAAATAATGAAGGAGATCTTTCAAGCACATCCGCCGCCGTTCCGTCGGATATAACGCCGCCCTCGGCGCCTACTGGTATTTCAGTAATAAAGGCAAATTATCCCGGTGACGGCGGGGCGTTGGAACTCAGCTGGGCAAATCTTCTTGATGTTGATTTTTCTTCCGTTACAATTTACCGCTCCACATCGGGACTGGAAAGTCCCTCCTACATTGGCTCGTCAACTTCCACAACTTATACGGATACCTCCCTTGAAAACGGGACGACTTATTATTACATTTTGCGCGCAGTGGATTTTTCTTTAAATGAATCCACAAACACAACAAACGACGGTATTCTTTGTTCAGGCAGGCCGCTGGATTCTTATCCGCCGGCGACGCCAGCGGGTTTTGCCGGTATGGACATGGGGACAGGCGGCGCCGTGCATCTTTCATGGACGGAAAATATTTCCGATCTTGATTTGAAGGGCTACGATATTTACAGGGACAGCGTGCCTGCCGCGTTTATTTCCGGCGCCACATTTTACATTGACGCCGCTCCGTCTTCGGCGGCGACATATTATTACACGATCCGGGCCAGGGACACATCCGACAATTTGAGCGTTCCCTCATCGGTTTCTCTTTTTGTGAACGATGTGTCCGTTCTGCCGCCCTATGACATATCAGCCGCCGCTCCCGCCACCGGCAGAAGCGCGCGCTTATCTTGGAAAACCGCCGGCTCGCCGAGGCAGATATGGCTTTACCGCGGCACGGCAGATTCCACGACTGCCGTCTTCGGCGTGGAGCCGTCAACGCGCCTTGCCGCGTCCGCGACTTTTTATCTTGACGCGGGCCTCACAGACAAAACCTCATATTATTACGGTATAAAAGCGGTGAATTACATTTATGACTCTGTTGTCACAAAATCCACGAACACCGATATACACGCGGTTTTCCCATGCGACATCCTCGCGCCGTCAACGCCCACGGGCCTACGCACGATACTCGCTTTCGGCCCCAGTTCCACAAGAGACATAAAGCTCCGCTGGGAAAAACCGGCGGTAAACGAGGACGGCTCATTGTGCGATGACCTCGCGGGTTATGAGGTAGAGTGGCTGGGCTCTTCCGGCGGCGTGTGGGGAGATAACAATGTACCGGTGATTTCGGGAGACACTCTTGAATGGACGCACACCAATCTCTCCGCCATCACTTATCATTACAGGATCCGCGCCTGCGACGGCAGCGCTCCGGTGCATTATTCGCTTTTCAGCAGTTCAATCGCCATATACTGCGACGCTGTTTTGAATTATGCGTTTGAGGTTGATGATGTGAGCGCTGTGACATTCACGCCCAACGGCGACGGTATCGCCGATTCGCTTGATATTAATTTTACACTGAATCAGTCCAGCACCACGGTGGAGTTGAGAGTTTACTCTTCCACCGGAGGCTTTGTCGCGGAGCTCTCGTCAGCGACTTATCAGGCGGCGCTGTCCACTTCAGTGGCGTGGTCGCCTTCGGGTCTGGCCGACGGCATATACAGTGTGAGGATCTACATCAACGGAAGCGAATTTTCTTCGATCTCTGTTACCATTCAGGGAAGCGCGCAAATCCCGCCGGCGGCCAACAATTATCCCAACCCCTTTATAATGTCCCGTGACGGCTCCACGAAAATCAGGTGGATGATGGCTTCCCCATCGCCGGTCAAGATAGCCGTCTATAATGCTGTGGGAATGCTTGTAAAAACATGGAAAATTTCGCAAAATGAGCTGACGGCGAATTATCAGCAGTCCGGCCAGTGGTATGAACTGCCCTGGGACGGCAGAAACGGCAAGGGCAGGAAGGTGGGGAGCGGAATTTATATATGCCTTATCAGGGGCGGCGGCGTTGATGAAAAGATTAAAATTGCCGTTATACGCTGAATTGAGCAAATAAACCCTGCATACAGGGAGGAGAAATGATATGATAAAAAAAATTCTTATCTTGCTTATAATGGGAGCCGCACTTTCGCCAGCGCGCGCGGAAGTGGCTAAATGCCTGAACGACGAATCAAACGCCGACGAGCTGACGATGCTTGAAATCGCGAATAAAAAACCCGCCAAGCTCCTTGAGATCGCCATTGAGGCCGTGGAAATAACAAACAACAAAGCCCGTGAAATGGGAATAAAATGGGTGGACGGCATCAGCATGGGCGAGATATCATATGTCAATGACGCCCGCGTTCCGGCCGTTATGCCGGAGCTGCCCAGTTTATTCAGGGTGGGGGAGTTCGCGAGGCTGGGCGCCATCACAGGGGATCTGAAACTCATGATGACCAAGGGCGCCGCGAGGCTCCTGGCTAATCCCAAGATGATAACCAAATCAGGCACCAACGCCAGGTTCATGGTGGGCGGAGAAATGCCGTATATCGTCATCACCGCCGACGGGCCCAATGTGGAGTGGAAGGATTACGGCATAAAAATGAACATCGTGCCGACGGTTATTGATGACAAAGACCAGAAAATAGGCCTTTCAGTTTTTACCGAGGTGAGCGATCTGGACTGGGAAAACGCGGCGATTTACGGCAACACGAAGGTGCCCGCGATTATAACGAGAAACGCGTCTTCCACGCTGCAGATGCGCAGCGGAGAAACGGTGGCCGTCGCTAAGCTCCTCAGGACATTCAAACAGGACACAAGCCAGGGCATTCCTCTTTTGGGTGAGATACCCGTTCTCAAATATCTCTTCGGCTCTCACGGCACCGTTGACAACAGGACGACGGTTGTAATATTCGTCACGCCCAAAATAATGGACGAAGGCATGAAAATAGAGGAAGTGCCGTATTGATACGGAGGGGTCAAAGATAAAAATGCGCTTTAAGTTTTGCGTATTTCTCGCGCTGCTTTGCGCTTTTTCTTCGCTGACCCTCGCGGAAGACGAAATGAGCGTTGAGACGCTGTTCGCGAAGGTGAAGAAAAACACGGACAAAATCAAAAATCTGCAGGCGGTGCTCACAAGGAAAAACATCCCGTCCGGCGAGGTCATGTTTACGGGCAAATTTTTTTACAAGCCCCCGGATTTGCGCATAGATTTCACGGGGCCGGAGGATTTTGAGGGAGTAGGCCTCAGTGCCATCCGTACCCCTGACGGCGTTGTCACGGTGGATAAAGACGGTTATGTACTCGGTGTCGCCGCTCAGGCGGGAACGGGAGATTTCTTCAGCCGGATAACGGGAGATTTAATGGATTTCGGAAAGAGCGCCGTGACGGTCGCTCCGGCGGAAGATTACAACAAAGACGAAGAGATCAGGTATTATGAGGTCAGAATACGCATGAGCGAGCCTGCCGAGGAGGAGCTTGCCCCGATAGAGCATCAGAAGCAGTTCATGCGCGAGCTCGCGCGGAGCGGACAGATGTCTCCCGAGGCCTACAAACAGTGGGAAACATACAGCAGAAAAAGATCCGCCTCATTGGACGGCTCTTCCGACTGCGCTTTTTGCGACAAAGACAGGGATATAATTGTGGACCATGAAAGGGGCGTTATAAGCGAGATATATGTTCTCTACGACGGCGATGTCCTGGAAAGCGTGAAATACGATTATGTTTTATCAGGCGGTAAATACGTGCCCTCGCGCATAGAGTTCCGCGACGGGGAAGCGGAATTCGAGATATCGCTCAGTGCCATACGCAGCGCCAGTGTCATTCCCGATAAGATCTTCCAGTACAAAAAAAATACCGATAATTGATTTTCGTCAGAAACCTCTCACTCGTTTTTGTTGTCTTTCTGATGGGGCTGTTCTGCTCCGACGGCTGCCGGACG contains:
- a CDS encoding type II and III secretion system protein; this encodes MIKKILILLIMGAALSPARAEVAKCLNDESNADELTMLEIANKKPAKLLEIAIEAVEITNNKAREMGIKWVDGISMGEISYVNDARVPAVMPELPSLFRVGEFARLGAITGDLKLMMTKGAARLLANPKMITKSGTNARFMVGGEMPYIVITADGPNVEWKDYGIKMNIVPTVIDDKDQKIGLSVFTEVSDLDWENAAIYGNTKVPAIITRNASSTLQMRSGETVAVAKLLRTFKQDTSQGIPLLGEIPVLKYLFGSHGTVDNRTTVVIFVTPKIMDEGMKIEEVPY